The Mycobacterium paragordonae genome includes a region encoding these proteins:
- a CDS encoding FadD3 family acyl-CoA ligase — protein MTDQRWQTIPEMVLSAADRFGDAEAVVDGPLRYSFAELVERIRCAAGAFADLGVDKGDRVAIWAPNSAEWIVAAFGLLTAGGVLVPVNTRFKADEAGDIIIRSGARAVLVQQGFLGQEYGAPADIPVIDLKSDFLSSGAPFERSISGSDISDIIFTSGTTGRPKGAMMNHRQTLRMYEEWATLADLREGDRYLQINPYFHTFGLKAGLVTSFLRGATMLPVAVFDVDSVVDLIERERVTMLPGPPTLYHSLLTVADKTRLSTLRAGVTGAADIPVELVRRIHGELPFQTLMTGYGLTEAGNVTLSRPGDSFEAVATTAGLPCAGVEVRVGADGEVLVRGYGVMQGYLDDPVATADAIDADGWLHTGDLGNFDDTGRLRIVGRKKDMFIVGGFNAYPAEIEGFLIGHPAVAQAAVIGVPDERLGQVGKAFVVRKSPVEATELIDWCRERMAGFKVPRTVEFLEALPLNATGKVVKDLLR, from the coding sequence CTGACCGATCAGAGGTGGCAGACCATCCCCGAGATGGTCTTGAGCGCGGCGGACCGATTCGGCGACGCCGAAGCGGTCGTGGACGGTCCGCTGCGCTACTCCTTCGCTGAGCTGGTTGAGCGAATTCGCTGCGCCGCAGGTGCTTTCGCCGATCTCGGGGTCGACAAGGGCGACCGAGTGGCGATCTGGGCGCCCAACTCCGCGGAGTGGATCGTCGCGGCGTTCGGCTTACTCACCGCCGGCGGCGTGCTGGTGCCGGTCAACACCCGGTTCAAAGCCGATGAGGCCGGCGACATCATCATCCGCAGCGGGGCCCGGGCCGTGCTGGTTCAGCAGGGGTTCCTGGGGCAGGAATACGGCGCTCCGGCGGACATCCCCGTAATCGACCTGAAATCTGACTTCCTTTCCAGTGGTGCGCCTTTCGAGCGTTCGATCAGCGGCAGTGACATCTCGGACATCATTTTCACCTCGGGTACGACCGGCCGTCCGAAGGGCGCGATGATGAATCATCGCCAAACGCTGCGGATGTACGAAGAATGGGCAACGCTGGCGGACCTGCGTGAGGGCGACCGCTATCTGCAGATCAATCCCTACTTTCACACCTTCGGACTGAAGGCCGGACTCGTCACGTCTTTCCTGCGGGGCGCGACCATGTTGCCGGTCGCGGTGTTCGACGTCGACTCGGTGGTGGATCTCATTGAGCGCGAGCGGGTCACGATGCTGCCTGGCCCGCCGACGCTGTATCACTCGTTGCTGACGGTGGCCGACAAGACACGGCTGTCGACGTTGCGCGCAGGGGTCACCGGAGCCGCGGACATTCCCGTCGAACTGGTCCGTCGCATCCATGGTGAGCTGCCGTTCCAGACGTTGATGACCGGTTACGGGCTCACCGAGGCCGGGAACGTGACGCTGTCACGGCCTGGTGATTCCTTTGAGGCTGTGGCTACGACGGCAGGGCTGCCCTGCGCGGGCGTCGAGGTGCGGGTCGGTGCTGACGGTGAAGTGCTCGTGCGCGGTTACGGCGTCATGCAGGGCTACCTGGACGACCCCGTTGCCACCGCGGACGCGATCGATGCCGATGGCTGGCTACACACCGGAGACCTGGGGAATTTCGACGACACGGGGCGGTTGCGCATCGTCGGCCGCAAGAAGGACATGTTCATCGTCGGCGGATTCAACGCCTACCCGGCCGAGATCGAAGGGTTTCTGATCGGCCACCCTGCGGTAGCTCAGGCCGCCGTGATCGGTGTTCCCGACGAGCGGCTCGGCCAGGTCGGCAAGGCGTTCGTGGTGCGGAAAAGTCCGGTCGAGGCAACGGAACTGATCGACTGGTGCCGGGAACGCATGGCGGGATTCAAGGTGCCACGGACGGTGGAGTTCCTCGAGGCGCTACCGCTCAACGCGACCGGAAAAGTGGTCAAGGACCTGCTGCGGTAG
- a CDS encoding amidohydrolase family protein translates to MGQLSHREDVPFPLFDADNHLYEPPEALTKFLPKQYKDYVQYVQINGRTKIALRGVISNYIPNPTFEVVARPGAWEEYFKYGNPDGKTKRELFGEPMRAIPAFFEPGPRLEKMDELGLDRTLMFPTLASLIEERLRDDPVAIHVLIHALNEWLDEVWGFNYQNRIFTTPVITLPIVEKAIEELEWVVKRGARCILIRPAPVPGFRGPRSFALPEFDPFWERVVEHDLLVGMHSSDSGYSRYTSEWDGADQEMLPFQTNAMGILNEWRPIQDAVGSWVIHGALYRHPKLKVAIVEAGSKWMTPLLDGLAEVFRKAPEAFPSDPVETVKNRIYVSPFFEEGIDDLIKLVGVDQVLYGSDWPHPEGLAEPTYYINALSHLPVESQAKIMGGNLGRLVTV, encoded by the coding sequence ATGGGGCAGCTGTCGCATCGGGAAGACGTCCCGTTCCCGCTTTTTGACGCGGATAACCACCTGTACGAGCCGCCGGAAGCGCTGACGAAGTTTCTGCCCAAGCAGTACAAGGACTACGTCCAGTACGTGCAGATCAACGGGCGCACCAAGATCGCGCTGCGCGGCGTGATCAGCAACTACATTCCCAACCCGACGTTCGAGGTCGTCGCGCGGCCGGGTGCCTGGGAGGAGTACTTCAAGTACGGCAACCCGGACGGCAAGACCAAGCGCGAGCTGTTCGGAGAACCCATGCGCGCGATCCCGGCGTTCTTCGAGCCCGGACCGCGCTTGGAGAAGATGGACGAGCTGGGCCTGGACCGTACGCTGATGTTCCCGACGCTGGCCAGCCTGATCGAGGAGCGCCTGCGCGACGACCCGGTCGCCATCCACGTGCTGATCCATGCGCTGAATGAGTGGCTCGACGAGGTCTGGGGCTTCAACTACCAGAACCGCATCTTCACCACCCCGGTCATCACCCTGCCGATCGTGGAGAAGGCGATCGAGGAGCTGGAGTGGGTGGTCAAGCGCGGTGCCCGCTGCATCCTGATCCGGCCGGCCCCGGTCCCCGGCTTCCGCGGCCCGCGGTCGTTCGCGCTGCCCGAGTTCGACCCGTTCTGGGAGCGGGTCGTCGAGCACGACCTGCTGGTCGGCATGCACTCCAGCGACAGCGGCTACTCCCGCTACACCTCCGAGTGGGACGGCGCCGACCAGGAGATGCTGCCATTCCAGACCAATGCGATGGGCATTCTCAACGAGTGGCGGCCGATCCAGGACGCGGTGGGCTCGTGGGTGATTCACGGCGCGCTGTACCGCCATCCCAAGCTGAAGGTCGCGATCGTCGAGGCCGGGTCGAAGTGGATGACCCCACTGCTGGACGGCCTGGCCGAGGTGTTCCGGAAGGCCCCGGAAGCCTTCCCAAGCGACCCCGTCGAGACGGTCAAGAACCGGATCTACGTCAGCCCCTTCTTCGAGGAGGGCATCGACGATCTGATCAAGCTCGTCGGTGTGGACCAGGTGCTGTACGGATCGGACTGGCCGCACCCGGAGGGACTGGCAGAGCCGACCTACTACATCAACGCGCTGTCCCACCTGCCCGTTGAGTCGCAGGCGAAGATCATGGGCGGAAACCTCGGTCGGCTCGTCACGGTGTGA
- a CDS encoding lipoprotein LpqH: protein MQNRIAAVAAAVFAAAALAGCSAPSQGQLASTATVNINGTEVRPDLVRCYQQEWYRTIALGNDESGATAILDQRQHPATTISVRFHNLGGFTGTTTAAPGGGGAATTRFDGSNFVISGTANGAVTAKPTEAATVDFKISAKC, encoded by the coding sequence GTGCAGAACCGAATCGCGGCGGTCGCAGCGGCGGTATTCGCGGCGGCCGCCCTCGCCGGCTGCAGCGCGCCGTCTCAGGGTCAGCTCGCCAGTACGGCGACGGTGAACATCAACGGCACCGAGGTGCGGCCCGATCTGGTCCGGTGCTATCAGCAGGAGTGGTACCGGACGATCGCGCTGGGCAACGACGAGTCGGGCGCGACGGCGATCCTGGATCAGCGCCAACATCCGGCGACCACCATCTCCGTGCGGTTTCACAATTTGGGCGGCTTCACGGGCACCACCACGGCGGCACCGGGCGGCGGCGGGGCGGCCACCACCCGTTTCGACGGCAGTAACTTCGTCATCAGCGGCACCGCGAACGGCGCCGTCACCGCGAAGCCCACCGAAGCCGCGACAGTGGATTTCAAGATCAGCGCGAAGTGCTGA
- a CDS encoding enoyl-CoA hydratase/isomerase family protein, translating to MVELEFDELGTGVAVLTIDRPHARNAIALETMGQLEQALHAAAGARALVIRGAGDRAFVSGGDLKELSALRTEEDAAAMAKRMRAVCDQIAAFPAPVIAALNGHAFGGGAEVAVAADIRVAADDIKIAFNQVQLEIMPAWGGAERLAALVGRSRALLLAGSGTALDAAEAERIGLVDVVLPRASFDTPDKGWRAVAASLTRRPAAEIKRVISGVSADEAIASFARLWVADAHWQAAERVMNRTANPRPAAGGAI from the coding sequence ATGGTCGAGCTGGAGTTCGACGAGCTCGGCACCGGGGTCGCCGTCCTCACCATCGATCGGCCCCATGCGCGCAACGCCATCGCGCTGGAAACCATGGGGCAACTCGAGCAGGCACTGCATGCCGCCGCCGGCGCCCGTGCTCTGGTGATCAGGGGCGCCGGCGACCGGGCGTTCGTATCCGGCGGCGATCTCAAGGAACTCAGCGCGCTGCGCACCGAAGAGGACGCCGCGGCGATGGCGAAGCGGATGCGGGCGGTGTGCGATCAGATCGCGGCGTTCCCGGCTCCGGTGATCGCCGCGCTCAACGGTCACGCCTTCGGCGGTGGTGCCGAAGTCGCTGTGGCCGCGGACATCCGGGTTGCCGCCGACGACATCAAAATCGCGTTCAATCAGGTGCAGTTGGAGATCATGCCGGCGTGGGGCGGCGCCGAGCGCCTGGCCGCGTTGGTCGGCAGGAGTCGAGCACTCTTGCTGGCGGGCAGCGGAACTGCGCTCGACGCCGCTGAAGCCGAACGCATCGGCCTGGTGGACGTGGTGCTGCCGCGGGCATCCTTCGACACACCCGACAAGGGATGGCGCGCGGTCGCCGCCTCGTTGACCCGCCGTCCCGCCGCCGAGATAAAGCGAGTAATCAGCGGAGTTTCCGCTGATGAGGCGATAGCATCATTTGCACGGCTATGGGTGGCAGACGCGCACTGGCAAGCCGCAGAGCGGGTCATGAACCGCACAGCCAATCCGCGCCCGGCAGCCGGAGGAGCGATATGA
- a CDS encoding TetR/AcrR family transcriptional regulator: MTSARRIGAPDAKNRGLLLDAAEQLMLEEGYAAVTSRRLASEAGLKPQLVHYYFRTMEELFLAVFRRRADEGLQAQSRLLQSPQPLWALWKFGSDPGFARISMEFMALANHRKEMRAEIAYYAERFREEQRTAVAAALQRYAVNTDDVPPMVWTVFMTSLSRFMVLEQALGMSDGHAETTAFVERHLRRLEGEPRTDMFTGAAAHQVRSEQSTPLSPSLDTTTFPSTDTVQ; this comes from the coding sequence ATGACATCGGCCCGCAGGATCGGAGCGCCGGACGCGAAGAATCGCGGCCTGCTGCTCGACGCGGCCGAACAGCTGATGCTTGAAGAGGGCTACGCCGCAGTGACTTCGCGGCGGCTGGCCAGTGAGGCGGGACTGAAGCCGCAGCTGGTGCATTACTACTTCCGCACGATGGAGGAGCTGTTCCTGGCTGTTTTTCGGCGCCGGGCCGACGAGGGCCTGCAGGCGCAGAGTCGGCTGCTGCAGTCGCCGCAGCCTCTGTGGGCGCTGTGGAAGTTCGGTTCCGATCCGGGTTTCGCCCGAATCTCCATGGAATTCATGGCACTGGCGAATCACCGCAAGGAAATGCGGGCCGAAATCGCCTACTACGCCGAACGTTTCCGCGAAGAGCAAAGGACGGCCGTGGCGGCGGCGTTGCAGCGATATGCGGTCAACACCGACGACGTGCCGCCGATGGTGTGGACCGTTTTCATGACCAGCCTGTCGCGCTTCATGGTTCTCGAACAGGCGCTGGGAATGTCGGATGGCCACGCCGAAACGACGGCGTTCGTGGAGCGTCACCTGCGCCGTCTGGAAGGCGAACCGAGGACGGACATGTTCACCGGCGCGGCGGCTCACCAGGTCCGCAGCGAACAGAGCACGCCCTTGTCTCCGTCCTTAGACACGACCACATTCCCGTCGACCGACACCGTGCAGTGA
- a CDS encoding cytochrome P450, which translates to MSDYDTIDFFTDPSLVPDPYPYFDYLRSCNPVLRLPHHGVVAVTGHAEATAVYKDTESFSNCVALGGPFPPLPFTPEGDDINAQIDAHRESFPMYEHMVTMDPPDHSRARSILSRLLTPSRLKQNEEFMWRLADRQLDEFLVNGECEFIGEYSKPFATLVIADLLGVPEEDHKEFRIVLGADRPGRVGALDHESVGVNPLEFLDEKFSSYIEDRRAHPRDDVLTALATAKYPDGSTPEVIDVVRSATFLFAAGQETTAKLLSAALQVIGDRPDIQQQLRDDRSLIPGFIEESLRMESPVKSDSRLARRATQVGGVDIPAGTVVMVLPGAANRDPRRFDNPHEFQLDRKNVREHMAFARGVHSCPGGPLARVEGRVSIERILDRMADIGINEAEHGPADARRYTYEPTYILRGLNNLHLTFTPQ; encoded by the coding sequence ATGAGCGACTACGACACCATCGACTTTTTCACCGATCCGTCACTGGTTCCCGACCCGTACCCGTACTTCGACTATCTGCGTAGCTGCAACCCGGTGCTGCGGCTTCCCCACCACGGGGTCGTGGCCGTCACCGGCCACGCAGAGGCCACCGCCGTCTACAAGGACACCGAGTCCTTCTCGAATTGCGTTGCGCTGGGCGGACCTTTCCCCCCACTGCCGTTCACACCCGAGGGCGACGACATCAACGCCCAGATCGACGCGCACCGCGAGAGCTTCCCGATGTACGAGCACATGGTCACCATGGACCCGCCCGACCACAGTCGCGCCCGGTCGATCCTGAGTCGGCTGCTGACTCCCAGCCGCTTGAAGCAGAACGAGGAGTTCATGTGGCGCCTCGCCGACCGCCAACTCGACGAGTTCCTGGTCAACGGCGAATGCGAGTTCATCGGAGAGTATTCAAAGCCGTTCGCCACGTTGGTGATTGCCGACCTGCTCGGTGTTCCTGAGGAGGACCACAAGGAGTTCCGGATCGTCCTCGGCGCTGACCGTCCGGGCCGGGTGGGAGCTCTCGACCATGAGTCGGTAGGCGTCAACCCGTTGGAGTTCCTCGACGAGAAATTCTCCTCCTACATCGAGGACCGGCGCGCGCACCCACGCGATGACGTGCTGACCGCGCTGGCCACCGCGAAGTACCCGGACGGGTCGACGCCCGAGGTCATCGACGTAGTGCGTTCGGCCACCTTCCTTTTCGCTGCCGGCCAGGAGACCACGGCCAAGCTGCTCAGTGCCGCGTTACAGGTGATCGGCGACCGGCCGGACATCCAGCAGCAGCTACGTGACGACCGCAGCCTGATTCCCGGGTTCATCGAAGAGTCGCTGCGCATGGAGAGCCCGGTCAAGAGTGACTCTCGGCTGGCCCGCCGCGCCACCCAGGTCGGCGGAGTGGACATCCCGGCCGGAACCGTGGTGATGGTGTTACCGGGTGCGGCCAACCGCGACCCGCGCCGGTTCGACAATCCGCACGAGTTCCAACTCGACCGCAAGAACGTCAGGGAGCACATGGCTTTCGCGCGTGGTGTGCACTCCTGCCCGGGTGGTCCGCTGGCCCGGGTGGAGGGCCGGGTATCCATCGAACGCATCCTGGACCGGATGGCCGACATCGGGATCAACGAGGCCGAGCACGGCCCGGCAGACGCCCGCCGCTACACCTATGAGCCGACGTACATCCTGCGGGGACTGAACAACCTGCACCTCACGTTCACACCGCAATAA
- a CDS encoding cytochrome C oxidase subunit IV family protein, which yields MKFNSRLLVVWLVLAALTVSYLWIDHSADGSLRSNVVVTSSVIVIALIKVRIIFREFMEVRQAPALLCRLTDAWVLLIAAGLFGSYFVGLALR from the coding sequence GTGAAATTCAACAGCAGGCTGCTGGTTGTCTGGTTGGTGCTGGCCGCACTGACGGTGAGCTATCTGTGGATCGACCATTCGGCCGACGGATCGCTGCGATCCAACGTGGTGGTCACGTCCAGCGTTATCGTGATCGCACTCATCAAGGTGCGCATCATCTTTCGCGAGTTCATGGAGGTCAGGCAGGCACCGGCGCTGCTCTGCCGACTGACCGACGCCTGGGTGTTGCTGATCGCCGCAGGATTGTTCGGCAGCTACTTCGTCGGACTGGCCTTGCGCTGA
- a CDS encoding cytochrome c oxidase subunit 3: protein MTDVTEKAGRTRFVPGQPDMWAFVLFETLVFTAYFGFYLFYRARSPELFLHSQAHLDLRIGVLNTLVLLLSSWSVARCVQSSRVGAHRAALRDVVVTAAFAGVFLLFKVLEWARLVRMGNGLDSNDFFTYYFFLTGIHFVHLLIGFVALGVIGYRLRGARRGSGESQVLIETSATYWHTVDFLWVLIFALLYVVR, encoded by the coding sequence ATGACCGACGTCACCGAGAAGGCCGGGCGGACGCGCTTCGTACCGGGGCAGCCGGACATGTGGGCCTTCGTCCTGTTCGAAACGCTGGTCTTCACAGCCTATTTCGGGTTCTACCTCTTCTATCGCGCCCGAAGCCCCGAGCTGTTCCTACACTCTCAGGCGCACCTGGATCTGCGCATCGGTGTGCTCAACACCCTTGTCCTGCTGCTGAGTTCGTGGTCGGTGGCGCGGTGTGTTCAGTCTTCGCGGGTCGGCGCCCATCGTGCGGCGCTGCGCGATGTGGTCGTCACGGCCGCATTCGCCGGGGTCTTCCTGCTCTTCAAGGTCTTGGAATGGGCCCGCCTGGTGCGGATGGGAAACGGCTTGGACAGCAACGACTTCTTCACTTACTACTTCTTCCTCACCGGCATCCACTTCGTACACCTGTTGATCGGCTTCGTCGCCCTCGGCGTCATCGGGTACCGGCTCCGGGGTGCCAGGCGCGGCTCCGGCGAATCCCAGGTGCTCATCGAGACGTCTGCGACGTACTGGCACACCGTCGATTTCCTGTGGGTGCTTATCTTCGCGCTGCTGTACGTGGTGAGGTGA
- a CDS encoding TetR/AcrR family transcriptional regulator produces MVEATPRSQFRFITHSAAQTRVLDAALKLIGEHGVGGTSLQMIADAIGVTKAAVYHQFRTKEQIVIALTERELGGLEEALEAAEAHDHRIEARDVLLSRVIDVAVQRRGAASTLQFDPVVVRLLAQHEPFQHFIQRLFGVLVDDTAEDARVSAAMLSGAIAVGVMHPLVAGIDDEALRAQLLRITRRLFDGD; encoded by the coding sequence GTGGTCGAAGCGACGCCCCGGAGCCAGTTCCGGTTCATCACGCACAGCGCCGCCCAGACACGCGTCCTCGATGCCGCGCTGAAGCTGATCGGTGAGCACGGCGTCGGCGGGACCTCGCTACAGATGATCGCCGATGCGATCGGGGTGACGAAAGCCGCTGTCTACCATCAATTTCGAACCAAAGAGCAGATCGTCATCGCGCTCACCGAGCGTGAACTGGGCGGACTCGAGGAAGCGTTGGAGGCGGCGGAAGCACACGACCACCGGATCGAAGCCCGAGACGTTCTCCTCAGCCGGGTCATCGACGTCGCCGTGCAGCGGCGCGGCGCGGCAAGCACCCTGCAATTCGACCCGGTCGTCGTACGACTGCTGGCCCAGCACGAGCCTTTCCAGCACTTCATTCAGCGACTCTTCGGGGTACTCGTCGATGACACGGCCGAGGACGCCCGGGTTTCGGCCGCGATGCTTTCCGGCGCCATCGCTGTCGGGGTCATGCATCCACTGGTGGCCGGCATCGACGACGAGGC